One part of the Trichocoleus desertorum ATA4-8-CV12 genome encodes these proteins:
- a CDS encoding DUF1361 domain-containing protein, whose translation MRAELVNWILFAAKVLHRNSHWMAWNLFLALIPLALSVWLFRRNRSASLLWWVGLVVFIAFLPNAPYVLTDIIHLIYDIREGFSEWVVTLVLVPQYILFILAGFGAYVLSLINLGHYLNQRQRHRYILWAELLLHALSAIGIYLGRFLRFNSWDLVTRLDSIAGTVVDDLAAKRPALVMFATFVIITGLYWLMKEVTLGLILRWRSARVRSVSEADQGFN comes from the coding sequence ATGAGAGCAGAACTCGTCAACTGGATTCTCTTTGCTGCTAAGGTTTTACACCGTAACAGTCATTGGATGGCTTGGAACTTATTTCTAGCCTTGATCCCTTTAGCGTTGAGCGTTTGGCTCTTCCGCAGAAATCGTTCAGCCTCACTGCTTTGGTGGGTTGGGTTAGTAGTATTTATCGCATTCCTGCCCAATGCTCCCTACGTTCTGACTGACATCATCCACCTGATTTACGACATTCGGGAAGGATTCTCGGAGTGGGTGGTTACATTGGTTTTGGTGCCACAGTATATCTTGTTCATCCTGGCGGGCTTCGGTGCTTATGTCCTGTCGCTGATTAACCTGGGCCACTACCTCAATCAACGGCAACGGCATCGCTACATACTTTGGGCTGAGCTACTTCTGCATGCGCTGAGTGCGATTGGCATCTATCTGGGGCGATTTCTGCGCTTTAACAGTTGGGACTTGGTAACTCGTCTCGATTCAATCGCAGGCACAGTGGTTGATGACTTAGCGGCCAAGCGTCCCGCCCTCGTGATGTTCGCTACATTCGTGATTATTACTGGCTTGTACTGGCTCATGAAAGAAGTAACCTTGGGCCTGATTTTGCGGTGGCGTTCTGCCAGGGTTCGATCCGTTTCGGAAGCCGACCAAGGCTTTAATTGA
- a CDS encoding dTDP-glucose pyrophosphorylase codes for MPSSDPTAPPSILSETRSSLPVIGLLPAAGQATRIAPLPLSKELYPIGFQAVASGQSLRPKVVSQYLLERLQRAGITQTYFILRPGKWDIPAYFGDGSALPMHLGYLIMGLPYGVPYTLDQAYPFVQHAIVALGFPDILFWPEDAFTHLLQRQAQTQADVVLGLFPTDQPQKAGMVDFDLAGRVHLIMEKPSQTELKYMWAIAVWNPTFTQFLHEHLIAIEAAHTSTPELARPSRELAIGDVIQAGITAGLRVEAEIFETGVYLDIGTPENLVKAVQDYARLEPQAEPSTEPSTEPSPDPS; via the coding sequence ATGCCATCCTCTGATCCCACTGCTCCCCCCTCTATCCTCTCTGAGACCCGATCTTCCCTCCCCGTCATTGGGCTATTACCCGCAGCTGGTCAGGCAACTCGGATCGCACCGCTGCCTCTGAGTAAAGAGTTATACCCGATTGGGTTTCAAGCGGTGGCATCTGGGCAAAGTTTGCGACCTAAAGTCGTGAGTCAATATCTGCTGGAGCGATTGCAGCGAGCGGGCATCACCCAAACTTATTTCATTCTGCGGCCTGGTAAGTGGGATATCCCTGCCTATTTTGGCGATGGTTCGGCGCTGCCCATGCACTTAGGCTACTTAATCATGGGGTTGCCCTATGGCGTGCCCTACACCCTTGACCAAGCTTACCCCTTTGTTCAACATGCGATCGTAGCTTTGGGCTTCCCAGATATCCTCTTTTGGCCTGAAGATGCGTTTACTCACTTGTTGCAGCGACAAGCCCAAACTCAAGCCGATGTAGTTTTGGGCTTATTCCCCACCGATCAGCCTCAAAAGGCGGGCATGGTAGATTTTGACTTGGCTGGCCGAGTGCATCTGATTATGGAGAAACCGAGCCAAACCGAGTTGAAATATATGTGGGCGATCGCAGTGTGGAACCCAACTTTTACCCAGTTTTTACATGAGCATTTGATTGCCATTGAAGCAGCCCACACCTCTACTCCAGAGCTAGCGCGACCATCCCGGGAACTCGCGATCGGAGATGTGATTCAAGCGGGAATTACAGCTGGGTTGCGGGTCGAAGCTGAGATATTTGAGACGGGGGTTTACCTCGACATCGGCACCCCCGAAAATTTAGTCAAAGCAGTGCAAGATTATGCCCGCCTAGAGCCTCAGGCTGAGCCATCCACTGAGCCATCCACTGAGCCGTCCCCTGATCCGTCTTAA